From Cupriavidus oxalaticus:
GCGCCACGCTGGCGCTGTCGGCCGGCGCCGGCAGCCAGACCGCCACGGTGCTGCCGGGCAGGCTGCAGTGGACGCTGGCCTTCTGGCCGCTGCTGGCCGGCACCGCGCGCGCGGTGGTGACGCACACCGAAGCCATGGCCGCGCCGGTGACGATCACCGCGACGCCGGGCGGCTGGACCGTGCAGTCCGGCGCGATGCGGCTGCCGGCATCGCTGCTGGAAGGCATCGGCGCGCCGTTCAATACGCTGCGCCCGGATGGCCTGATGCGCGCGGACTGGTCGACGCTGCAAGGCAGCTTTTCCGGCCAGAAAGGTGGCGGAAATAACGCCGGAAATGGCAGCGGAAATGGCAATGGCATGCGCGGCCATGTCACGCTGCGCATCGAGCAGGTGTCGTCCGCGGTCAGCCGGCTGCGCCCGCTGGGCAGCTACCGCGCCGAGATCGACTGGAGCGGCGCCGGCGGCGGCAAGCTGCAACTGAGTACTATCGCCGGGCCGCTGTACCTGGAGGGCAGCGGCACGCTTGGCCGGCAGGCGCGCTTCGAGGGCACCGCGCATGCCGAGCCCGATGCGGAAACGCAACTGACCAGCTTGCTGAGCCTGCTGGGACGACGAGACAACAACGTGACAAGGCTGCGCTTCTGATGCCAGGCAGCGCCAGGAGCGTACGGAAATGACTATGACAACCCATGCCACCCGACCTGTTTTCCAGACCGCCTGCGCCCGCGCCGTGGCCCTGCTGTGCGGGCTCTCGCTGCTGGTGCCCGCGCCGCTGTGGGCCCAGCCCGGTGCGCCGGGCGCACGCACCCAGGGCACGCCGCCGGCGCCGCCCGATGTCACGCCGGCCAACCGCGATCAGGTGGTGCTCAACTTCGTCAATGCCGACCTGGACTCGGTGATCAAGGCGGTCGGGCAGGCCACCGGCAAGAACTTCGTGATCGACCCGCGCGTGAAGGGCACGGTGAACCTGGTCACCGAGCAGCCGGTGTCGCGCGCGCAGGCGTTGCAGACCCTGGGCTCGGTGCTGCGCATGCAGGGCTATGCGATGGTCGAGAGCAACGGCTTCACCAAGGTCGTGCCCGAAGCGGACGCCAAGCTGCAGGGCTCGCCCACGGTGATCGGCGCGGCGCCGAGCCGCGGCGACCAGGTGGTGACGCAGGTGTTCCGGCTCAACTACGAGTCGGCCAACAACCTGGTGCCGGTGCTGCGGCCGATGATCGCGCCCAACAACACCATCACCGCCTATCCGGCCAACAACACGCTGGTCATCACCGACTACGCCGACAACCTGCGCCGGCTGGCGCGCATCATCGCCGCGATCGACGCGCCCGCTTCGGGCGAGGTCGAACTGGTACCGCTGCGCCATGCGCTGGCCAGCGACACCGCGCAGGTGCTGCAGAAGCTGCTCGACCCCGGCGCCGCGGGTGCGGCCGGCGGTGGCGGCGCGCCAGGCGTCGACGCCACGCTGCGCACCTCCGTGGTGGCCGAGCCGCGCAGCAACGCGCTGATGATCCGCGCCTCCAGCCGCGCGCGGCTGCAGCAGGCGCGCCAGCTGATCGAGAAGCTCGACCAGCCCTACGCCCGCCCCGGCAATATCTGGGTGGTGCCGCTGCGCAATGCCGATGCGGTCAAGCTGGCCGCCACGCTGCGCGCCATCGTCGCGGCCGACAGCAGCTTTGCCTCCGCGACCCAGCCCGGTGGCGCCGGTGCCGCGGGCGGCATCGCCGGCGGGGGCGGCCTGACCAATGTCTCGACGCCGGCCGGCGGCCAGTTCACCGGCGGCACCACCGGCACGCAGACCGGCATGCGCGGCGGCACGTCGGGCACGGGCGGCGGCGCTTATGGCAACTCGGCCTTTGCCGCGTCGTTTGGCACCAGTACGCAACCGACCACCGGCGGCATCATCCAGGCCGATCCGTCGACCAACTCGCTGATCATCACCGCCAGCGAGCCGGTCTACCGCAACCTGCGCGGGGTGATCGACGACCTCGACGCGCGCCGCGCGCAGGTCTACATCGAGTCGATGATCGTTGAGGTCACCGCCACGCAGGCGAGCGAGCTCGGCATCCAGTGGCAGGGCCTGATCAGTTCCTCGAGCGGCAACAACAACGTCTTTGCCGGCACCAACTTCGGTACCGGCGGGCAGAACATCCTGAACCTGACCCTGGCCGGTGCGCTGTTCGACAGCAACCGCACCGCCGGCATCGCCGCGGCGCAGCAGCTGGTGCCGGACGTGGGCGGCCTGAACCTGGGCATCGTCAACAAGGCGATGGGGCTGGGCGCGCTGCTGCGCGCGCTCGGCACCAATGGCAGCGTCAACCTGCTGTCCACGCCGAACCTGATCACGCTGGAGAACGAGGAAGCCAAGATCCTGATCGGCCAGAACATCCCGATCACCACCGGCTCGTATGCGCAGACCGGCGGCGCGGCCTCGGTGACGCCGTTCCAGACTTTCGACCGCAAGGACGTCGGCATCACGCTGCGCGTGAAGCCGCAGATCACCGACGGCGGGCTGGTCAAGATGCAGATCTTCCAGGAATCGTCGTCGGTGGTGGCTGGCACGCTGACGCAGGTGCAGGGCCCGACCACCAATGTGCGCTCGATCGAAACCAATGTGCTGGTCGACGACGGCCAGATCATCGTGCTCGGCGGCCTGATCGAGGATTCGTATGGCGACGGCGTGCAGAAGGTGCCGCTGCTGGGCGACATCCCGCTGATCGGCGGGCTGTTCCGCTACGAGAACAAGAACCGCTCCAAGACCAACCTGCTGGTGTTCCTGCGCCCGTATGTGATGCGCACGACGGGCGCAGCCGACCGCCTGACCGCGGACCGCTACGACTACATGCGCGCGCAGCAGCAGGGCTTTGTATCGCCTAACATCATGGTGCGCGACACCAACACGCCGCTGCTGCCGCCGGCCGACGCGCCGACCACGCCGTTCGTCGATCCGCGCGCAAACGGCCCGGTGCCGGCGCCGCTGCCTCTGCCGCAAACGCTGCCGCAGAATCCGCAGCAGCCCGGCGTGCCGGCACAGCCGCAAGCGGTGCCGCCGCCCGCGGCCTTGCAGCAGCCGCTGAGCCAGCGCGGCGAAGCCGCCACGCCGGGCGCTGTCCAGAACTGAGGCCTGCCATGGCGAGCGAAGTCCAGACCCCTCTCCTCGATACACTCGAACCGCCCTCGCCGATGGCGGCGCGGCTGGTCCCGTACGGCTTTGCGCGCGAAGCGCCACTGCTGATCGCGCACCAGCGCCCCGACGGACTGGAGGTATGGGTCAGCCGCGCCACCTCCCCGACCGCCCTGGCGGAAATCGCCCGGGTACACGGCGCGCTGCGGCTGCGCGTGCTGGAGCCCGAGGCGCTCGAGCGCGCCATGTCCGATGCCTATAACCGCCAGGACGGCAGCGCCGCGCAGGTGGTGGGCGAAGTCGAGGGCGAGGTCGACCTGTCGCGCCTGATGCAGGACATTCCCGCCGTGGAAGACCTGCTCGAGTCCGAGGACGACGCGCCGATCATCCGCATGATCAACGCGCTGCTGACGCAGGCGGCGCGCGAAGGCGCATCGGATATCCACATCGAGCCGTTCGAGTCGTCGTCGGTGGTGCGCTTCCGCGTGGACGGCACGCTGCGCGACGTGGTGCGGCCGAAGAAGGCCCTGCACGGCGCGCTGATCTCGCGCATCAAGATCATGGCGCAGCTCGACATCGCCGAGAAGCGCCTGCCGCAGGACGGCCGCATCACGCTGCGCGTGGGCGGGCGGCCGGTGGATGTGCGCGTGTCGACGCTGCCCACCGGCCACGGCGAGCGCGCGGTGCTGCGCCTGCTCGACAAGGAAGCCGGCCGGCTCGACCTGGCCAGGCTGGGCATGGCGCCCGACACGCTGCGCGGCTTCGACCACCTGATCCGGCAGCCACACGGCATCGTGCTGGTGACCGGGCCGACCGGCTCGGGCAAGACCACCACGCTGTATGCCGCGCTGTCGCGGCTGGATGCGCGCACCACCAACATCATGACGGTGGAAGACCCGGTCGAGTACGACCTCGACGGCATCGGCCAGACCCAGGTCAATGCGCGTATCGACATGACCTTCGGCAAGGCCCTGCGCGCGATCCTGCGCCAGGACCCGGACGTGGTGATGATCGGCGAGATCCGCGACCTGGAGACCGCGCAGATCGCGGTGCAGGCCTCGCTGACCGGCCACCTGGTTCTGGCGACGCTGCACACCAACGACTCGGCCTCGGCGGTGACGCGGCTGGTCGACATGGGGATCGAGCCGTTCCTGCTCTCGTCGTCGCTGCTGGGCGTGCTGGCGCAGCGGCTGGTACGGCGCCTGTGCCCGCACTGCAAGCGCGAGGAAGTGATCGAGCTGCCTGAGGGAGTAGCCGCTGCCGATGCCGAAGCGCTGCAGGCGCAGGGCAAGCCGCTGCAGCATGTGTGGCATCCGGTCGGCTGCGACAAGTGCGGACAGTCGGGTTACCAGGGGCGCATGGGCGTCTACGAGCTGCTGACCGTCGGCGACGAGATCCGCACCATGATCCACCGGCAGGCGCCGGAATCGGAGATCAAGCAGGTAGCGCTGGCGCATGGCATGCACACCATGCGCAGCGACGCGCAGCGCTGGATCGACAGCGGCGCGACCTCGCTTGAGGAAGTGTTGCGCGTGACGCGCGACTGAGGCGGAGCAGACACCGGATGCCAGCCTTCCGCTATGAAGCCGCCGACGCCGCCGGCAAGACCGACCGCGGCGTCATCGAGGCCGACAGCCCGCGCCAGGCGCGCTCGCAACTGCGCGCGCGCGGGCTGACGCCGCTGACCGTCGATGCGCTGGCCGGTGCCGGGCTGGCCCCGCGCAGCGGCAGCCAGCTGTTCGCGCGCAAGCTGTCGACGCAGGAGCAGGCGTTGTTCACGCGCCAGCTCGCCAGCCTGATCGTGGCCGGCCTGCCGCTGGACGAAGCGCTCGGCGCGCTGGCCGACCAGGCCGAACGGCCGTATGTGCACGAACTGCTGGCCGGCATCCGCGCCGAGGTGATGGGCGGCAGCTCGCTGTCGGTGGCGCTGGCGCAGCATCCGCGCGACTTTCCCGATATCTACCGCGCGCTGGTTTCGGCTGGCGAGCATTCGGGCCATCTCGGGCTGGTGCTGGAACGGCTGGCGGGATATATCGAGTCGCGCAATACGCTGACGTCGAAGATCCGGCTCGCGTTCACCTATCCGGCTATCGTCACGGTGGTCGCATTCGCGATCGTGATCTTCCTGCTGTCATACGTGGTGCCGCAGGTGGTGAGCGTGTTTGCGAACACCAAGCAGAAGCTGCCGACGCTCACCATCATCATGCTGTGGCTGTCGGATTTCGTGCGCAACTGGTGGTGGGCCGCGCTGGCGTTCATCGCCGTGGTTGCGCTGGCGATCCGCAGCCTGCTGAAGCAGCCGGCGGTGCGGCTGGAATGGCACCGGTGGCTGCTGACCGCGCCCCTGTTCGGCAAGCTGATCCGCGGCTATAACACCGCACGCTTTGCCGGCACGCTGGCGATCCTGGTGTCGGCGGGCGTGCCGATCCTGCGCAGCCTGCAGGCGGCCGGCGAGACACTGACCAACGAGGCGCTGCGTGCCAATGTGGAGGATGCCAATACGCGCGTGCGTGAAGGGGCGTCGCTGGCGCGCGCGCTGGCGGCGCAGAACCAGTTTCCGCCGGTGCTGGTGCATTTGATCCGGTCAGGCGAGGCGACCGGCAATCTGCCGGTAATGCTGGACCGCGCTGCGCAGGGCGAGGCGCAGGAACTGGAACGGCGCACGCTGTTCCTGACCAGCCTGCTGGAGCCGCTGCTGATCCTGACGATGGGGGTGGTGGTGCTGTTGATCGTGCTGGCGGTGTTGATGCCGATTATCGAGATCAATCAGCTGGTGCGGTAAGTGGGATATGGCAGTGGCGTCTGTTTGCCTGACGCCGCTCGCACAGGCTCCCCTACCCTGCGAAGCGGGAGAGGGGAGCAAACCGCCGCGCTCAGTTACTCCGCGGCTTGTGCAGTCTTCTTGCTAGGCCGCTTGCGCGGCTTCCGTGCCGGCGCCGGTGCAGCTGCGGCTTCGGCCACCGCCTCGGCTACCACTTCGACGACTCCTTCCTGTTCCGCCGCCACGTCCGGCTCCGTCCCCACCGTCGCCGTCAACACCGTCGCTCCCGGCGCCGCAAACACCGACTGGTCGATCGGCCACGGCGTCTCGTTGAGCGTCACTTCCGGACGGCGCGCCGGGCGTTTGCGGCTGCGCGACTTGGGTTCCGCATCGGGCTTGGGCTCGGGATCGGGCTGGGGCGCGGCTTCGAGCGGTGGCACCGGTTCCGGCTCGGGCTGCACGACATCCGCAGCAACGAACGGGGGCGCGTCGTCGGCCAGGAATGCCGGCTGGACAGCCGCCGGTTCCGGGGCCGGCTCGGGGCTTTCCACCGGCGCCGGGATGGGATTGCGGCGCGCCGCTTCGGGCTGAGGCGCGGGTTGCTGCTGCGACGGCCGCTGTTGCTGCTCGCCGCCGCCCCTGCCGCGCTTCTTCAGCCGGATCCAGATGGTCTTGTTGTTGCCGCCGTTGCGCGTTTCCACCTCGAACAGGCCAGTGGCCGCCACCAGCTCCGAGAGCTTGCCGTAGCCATAGTTGCGCGAGTCGAATTCCGGCGCCTGCTTGGCGATGTGGTTGCCCATGCTGCCCAGCGTCAGCCAGCCGTCCTCGTCGGACACGGCCTGCGCCGCGCTCTGCAGCAGGCGCACCAGGCGCGAATCCTGGCGCAGTTCGCCGGTGCTGCGCTTGCGCGTCGGCGCGGCGGCTTCGTCAGCACCTTCGGTATCGGCTTCGGCGCGCAGCACGTCGGAGTAGATGAACTTGTCGCAGGCGGTGACAAAGGGCTTGGGCGTCTTGCGCTCGCCGAAGCCGTAGACGATCAGCCCCTGCTCGCGGATGCGCGAGGCCAGCCGGGTGAAGTCGCTGTCGCTGGAGACGATGCAGAAGCCGTCGAAACGCCCGGTGTACAGCAGGTCCATGGCGTCGATGATCATGGCGCTGTCGGTGGCGTTCTTGCCGACGGTGTAGCGGAACTGCTGGATCGGCTGGATCGAATGCGACAGCAGCCGCTCTTTCCAGCCGGCCAGGTTGGGACGGGTCCAGTCGCCGTAGATGCGTTTGACGGCCGCGACGCCGTACTTGGCGACTTCGGCCAGCAGGCCTTCGACGATGGCGGGCGCCGCGTTGTCGGCGTCGATCAGCACGGCCAGGGTCGCGGTGCCCTGGCGGGGGGAATTGGTCATGTTCGGGTATTCGCTGGTTTGCCCGTGCATGAGACGGGCAATCGAAAATCAGGTTGCACCAGGCTGGCGCGGCAGATGTGGTGCGTCGAGGATCGCGGGCGGCATCGCCGGCGTTCTCGATGCAACGCAGTGTACACGCGAAGCCCCGTCCATACGGGAAATCACCGTTGCCATGGGCACGTTTCGTGCTGCGCTGCAAGGTACCGCCGACCGCACGGCGGTGCTACCATGCCGCGCAGAGACACAGCCGCCCAACGCTTCCACAAGAGGCCGCGAGGCGACTGCCCACAACTGCAGGTGTCGGTGATCCCGACAACACGCCCCATAGAGGAGCACCTATGAATGCCCCCCTGACCCCGCCGGTCAGCGACGCCATCCACCGCGCGCTCGCTAATGTTTCCCTCGACGACAAATACACGCTGGAGCGTGGCCGCATCTACATCAGCGGCACGCAGGCGCTGGTACGCCTGCCCATGCTGCAGCAGGAGCGCGATCGCGCCGCCGGGCTGAACACCGCCGGTTTTATCTCCGGCTACCGGGGGTCGCCGCTGGGCGCGCTGGACCAGTCGCTATGGAAGGCCAAGAAGCACCTGGCCGCGCACAACATCGTGTTCCAGGCGGGGCTGAACGAGGATCTCGCCGCGACCTCGGTGTGGGGCTCGCAGCAGGTCAATATGTACCCCGACGCCAAATTCGATGGCGTATTCGGCATGTGGTACGGCAAGGGGCCGGGCGTGGACCGCACCGGCGACGTGTTCAAGCACGCCAACTCGGCCGGCTCGTCGAAGCACGGCGGCGTGCTGGTGCTGGCGGGTGACGACCATTCGGCCAAGTCGTCGACACTGGCGCACCAGTCCGAGCACATCTTCAAGGCCTGCGGCCTGCCGGTGCTGTATCCGTCTAACGTGCAGGAATATCTCGACTACGGCCTGCACGGCTGGGCCATGAGCCGCTATTCCGGCCTGTGGGTGGCGATGAAGTGCGTGACCGACGTGGTGGAATCGTCGGCCTCGGTGGAGCTGGACCCGCACCGCGTGCAGATCGCGCTGCCGGACGACTTCATCATGCCGCCGGGCGGCCTGAATATCCGCTGGCCCGATCCGCCGCTGGAACAGGAAGCGCGCCTGCTCGACTACAAGTGGTACGCGGGCCTGGCCTATGTGCGGGCCAACAAGCTGGACCGCATCGAGATCGATTCGCCGCACGCGCGCTTCGGCATCATGACCGGCGGCAAGGCCTACCTGGATACGCGCCAGGCGCTGGCCGACCTGGGGCTGGACGATGCCACCTGCGCGCAGATCGGCATCCGCCTGTACAAGGTCGGCTGCGTCTGGCCGCTGGAAGCGCATGGCGCGCGCGCGTTTGCCGAGGGCCTGCAGGAAATCCTGGTGGTCGAAGAAAAGCGCCAGATCATGGAGTACGCGCTCAAGGAAGAGCTGTACAACTGGCGCGACGACGTGCGCCCCAGGGTCTACGGCAAGTTCGACGAGAAGGACAACGCCGGCGGCGAATGGTCGATCCCGCAAAGCAACTGGCTGCTGCCGGCGCACTATGAACTGTCGCCCGCGATCATCGCCAAGGCCATCGCCACGCGGCTGGACAAGTTCGAGCTGCCGATGGACGTGCGCG
This genomic window contains:
- a CDS encoding NYN domain-containing protein yields the protein MTNSPRQGTATLAVLIDADNAAPAIVEGLLAEVAKYGVAAVKRIYGDWTRPNLAGWKERLLSHSIQPIQQFRYTVGKNATDSAMIIDAMDLLYTGRFDGFCIVSSDSDFTRLASRIREQGLIVYGFGERKTPKPFVTACDKFIYSDVLRAEADTEGADEAAAPTRKRSTGELRQDSRLVRLLQSAAQAVSDEDGWLTLGSMGNHIAKQAPEFDSRNYGYGKLSELVAATGLFEVETRNGGNNKTIWIRLKKRGRGGGEQQQRPSQQQPAPQPEAARRNPIPAPVESPEPAPEPAAVQPAFLADDAPPFVAADVVQPEPEPVPPLEAAPQPDPEPKPDAEPKSRSRKRPARRPEVTLNETPWPIDQSVFAAPGATVLTATVGTEPDVAAEQEGVVEVVAEAVAEAAAAPAPARKPRKRPSKKTAQAAE
- the gspD gene encoding type II secretion system secretin GspD encodes the protein MTTHATRPVFQTACARAVALLCGLSLLVPAPLWAQPGAPGARTQGTPPAPPDVTPANRDQVVLNFVNADLDSVIKAVGQATGKNFVIDPRVKGTVNLVTEQPVSRAQALQTLGSVLRMQGYAMVESNGFTKVVPEADAKLQGSPTVIGAAPSRGDQVVTQVFRLNYESANNLVPVLRPMIAPNNTITAYPANNTLVITDYADNLRRLARIIAAIDAPASGEVELVPLRHALASDTAQVLQKLLDPGAAGAAGGGGAPGVDATLRTSVVAEPRSNALMIRASSRARLQQARQLIEKLDQPYARPGNIWVVPLRNADAVKLAATLRAIVAADSSFASATQPGGAGAAGGIAGGGGLTNVSTPAGGQFTGGTTGTQTGMRGGTSGTGGGAYGNSAFAASFGTSTQPTTGGIIQADPSTNSLIITASEPVYRNLRGVIDDLDARRAQVYIESMIVEVTATQASELGIQWQGLISSSSGNNNVFAGTNFGTGGQNILNLTLAGALFDSNRTAGIAAAQQLVPDVGGLNLGIVNKAMGLGALLRALGTNGSVNLLSTPNLITLENEEAKILIGQNIPITTGSYAQTGGAASVTPFQTFDRKDVGITLRVKPQITDGGLVKMQIFQESSSVVAGTLTQVQGPTTNVRSIETNVLVDDGQIIVLGGLIEDSYGDGVQKVPLLGDIPLIGGLFRYENKNRSKTNLLVFLRPYVMRTTGAADRLTADRYDYMRAQQQGFVSPNIMVRDTNTPLLPPADAPTTPFVDPRANGPVPAPLPLPQTLPQNPQQPGVPAQPQAVPPPAALQQPLSQRGEAATPGAVQN
- the gspE gene encoding type II secretion system ATPase GspE, with the protein product MASEVQTPLLDTLEPPSPMAARLVPYGFAREAPLLIAHQRPDGLEVWVSRATSPTALAEIARVHGALRLRVLEPEALERAMSDAYNRQDGSAAQVVGEVEGEVDLSRLMQDIPAVEDLLESEDDAPIIRMINALLTQAAREGASDIHIEPFESSSVVRFRVDGTLRDVVRPKKALHGALISRIKIMAQLDIAEKRLPQDGRITLRVGGRPVDVRVSTLPTGHGERAVLRLLDKEAGRLDLARLGMAPDTLRGFDHLIRQPHGIVLVTGPTGSGKTTTLYAALSRLDARTTNIMTVEDPVEYDLDGIGQTQVNARIDMTFGKALRAILRQDPDVVMIGEIRDLETAQIAVQASLTGHLVLATLHTNDSASAVTRLVDMGIEPFLLSSSLLGVLAQRLVRRLCPHCKREEVIELPEGVAAADAEALQAQGKPLQHVWHPVGCDKCGQSGYQGRMGVYELLTVGDEIRTMIHRQAPESEIKQVALAHGMHTMRSDAQRWIDSGATSLEEVLRVTRD
- the gspF gene encoding type II secretion system inner membrane protein GspF encodes the protein MPAFRYEAADAAGKTDRGVIEADSPRQARSQLRARGLTPLTVDALAGAGLAPRSGSQLFARKLSTQEQALFTRQLASLIVAGLPLDEALGALADQAERPYVHELLAGIRAEVMGGSSLSVALAQHPRDFPDIYRALVSAGEHSGHLGLVLERLAGYIESRNTLTSKIRLAFTYPAIVTVVAFAIVIFLLSYVVPQVVSVFANTKQKLPTLTIIMLWLSDFVRNWWWAALAFIAVVALAIRSLLKQPAVRLEWHRWLLTAPLFGKLIRGYNTARFAGTLAILVSAGVPILRSLQAAGETLTNEALRANVEDANTRVREGASLARALAAQNQFPPVLVHLIRSGEATGNLPVMLDRAAQGEAQELERRTLFLTSLLEPLLILTMGVVVLLIVLAVLMPIIEINQLVR
- the gspN gene encoding type II secretion system protein N; protein product: MVRLETLRLPRRKLRQPGAWRGLRWLALGLASAAATVVAMLPATWIAERVATQTQGRVLLADASGSLWRGSATLALSAGAGSQTATVLPGRLQWTLAFWPLLAGTARAVVTHTEAMAAPVTITATPGGWTVQSGAMRLPASLLEGIGAPFNTLRPDGLMRADWSTLQGSFSGQKGGGNNAGNGSGNGNGMRGHVTLRIEQVSSAVSRLRPLGSYRAEIDWSGAGGGKLQLSTIAGPLYLEGSGTLGRQARFEGTAHAEPDAETQLTSLLSLLGRRDNNVTRLRF